aatgcagtgacttccactacagagtcatgtctgtttttaatgcagtgacttccactacagagtcatgtctgtttttaatgcagtgacttccactacagagtcatgtctatttataatgcagtgacttccactacagagtcatgtctgtttttaatgcagtgacttccactgcagtcatgtctgtttataatgcagtgacttccactacagagacatgtctgtttttaatgcagtgacttccactacagagtcatgtctatttataatgcagtgacttccactacagtcatgtctgtgtttaatgcagtgacttccactactgagtaatgtctgtttttaatgcagtgacttccactgcagagtcatgtctgttcttaatgcagtgacttccactacagagtcacgtctgtttttaatgcagtgacttccactacagtcacgtctgtttttaatgcagtgacttccactacagagtcatgtctgtttataatgcagtgacttccactacagagtcatgtctgttttttaatgcagtgacttccactacagagtcatgtctgttatttaatgcagtgacctccactgcaaagtcatgtctgtttttaatgcagtgacttcaactacagagtcatgtctgtttttaatgcagtgacttccactacagagtcatgtctgtgtttaatgcagtgacttccactacagagtcacgtctgtttttaatgcagtgacttccactacagagtcatgtctgtgtttaatgcagtgacttccactacagagtcatgtctgtgtttaatgcagtgacttccactacagtcatgtctgtgtttaatgcagtgacttccactacagagtcatgtctgtttttaatgcagtgacttccactacagagtcatgtctgtttttaatctagtgacttccactacagagtcatgtctgtttttaatgcagtgacttccactacagtcatgtctgtgtttagtgcagtgacttccactacagagtcatgtctgcttttaatgcagtgacttccactacagagtcatgtctgtttttaatgcagtgacttccactacagaatcatgtgtttttaatgcagtgacttccactacagagtcatgtctgtttttaatctagtgacttccactgcagagtcatgtttgttttaatgcagtgacttccactacagagtcatgtctgtttttaatctattgacttccactgcagtcatgtctgttttaatgcagtgacctccactacagagtcatgtctgtttttaatgcagtgacttcctctacagagtcatgtctgtgtttaatgcagtgacttcctctacagagtcatgtctgtgtttaatgcagtgacttccactacagagtcatgtctgtttttaatgcagtgacttccactacagagtcatgtctgtttttaatgcagtgacttccactacagagtcatgtctgtttttaatgcagtgacttccactacagagtcatgtctgtttttaatgcagtgacctccactacagagtcatgtctgtttttaatgcagtgacctccactacagagtcatgtctgtttttaaagcagtgacttccactacagagtcatgtctgtttttaatgcagtgacttccactacagagtcatgtctgtgtttaatgcagtgacttccactacagagtcatgtctgttttttaatgcagtgacttccactacagagtcatgtctgggtttaatgcagtgacttccactacagagtcatgtctgtgtttaatgcagtgacttccactacagagtcatgtctgttttttaatgcagtgacttccactgcagagtcatgaccatctttccttctgagagactcagcctctggAGTGTCCTTTGACAGGTAGTGTATGTCTGAAGGTTGATCAGTGCAGCAAGAATACCTGATGATACAGTGTTAAGAAGTTTGCTTCCTTCATAGTTTGACTTCTTTACTAATagattaaaataacacatttggCAGCAACGGCTTGGTTCATCCAGATTCAGTGATTTGGCTTTTTTAATCACACTTTaggccaaaaaacaaaacaaaaactaatccCCTCACTTGTGTGATGAGGTTACTCAGCAGGTGCACACGTTCCTGTTTTCACTTTAATGAATCTCAGGAGAGGAAAGCGACTTCAGAGGAACAACACACAGCCGCATACACTAAGACTGCTGCTTCACTTCTCTGAAACTTGAGCCATTGTTGTGGTTCAGCTGAAACtagaaacagagaagaaatgaaaagaagaggagagaagaggagtttCAAGGCACAGCTCTCTGACTCCTGAGAGGCAAGCGGtcagtgaaagtgtgtgtgatatgaagTTAAACAGACGAGTGTTCAGAGGACTGGAATGAGCACGAGAGGAGGAAATACTGCAACAAATCTGGAATTACACACAGAAGCGTgggcagacaaacacacacacacacacacacacacacacacacacacacacacagatacatgaAAACTGCTCCGCGGGTGAGTCACGAATAATCAAACGGAGCACTACAGAGCAgttttcactcacacacactgacacagatatCTCATGCGTCCTCTCAAGtttgacacacacacgccttttatctgcacaaaacacacatttctgcaCTCGTGAAGAAGGGATTGAAAAAAGCTCCGTGCTCCTTTAAGCGTGGAGTAGCATCATGCCGTCACTCTGAAGGATTCCCCTCATCCATGCATGTCTGATTCTCTGGTCCTCACAAGTATAGAAGCATCTACGTGGTTTCGATTCATGATTACTTACAGCCTCTCGGTGCCTCTGGGGATGCTTTTGGGTACGGAGTGGATCCCCAGGCCGTGACAGTCCACCGTGTTCCCCAGGCAGCTGCAGGGAGACGGGCACGCCTCCACGCCTCCCGGTCCTGCCGCCAGCACCAGGACGACCCACGCCAGCAGCATCCGCAGCCCAGACGGCGGCGAAGAAGAAGCCTGACCCCGGGACGCTGCTACCCTGCAGCCTCCTGACCCGGCTCCATCCCTGCGTCTCCCAGCAGGCATCCTGCTCTCCTGCTGCACTGCAGAAAGCAGCTGAAAGATCCCTATCACCTCTCTTTTcctgccttcttcttcttcttgggaGGACTGACCACCAACTACTCGCACCACAACCTCTTCAGAAAGTGGACAGATGGCTTCAAGTGCAGAAAGTGAAGCGGTTCACACACAGGTGAAGTTTTCTGCTGCCACTTGATCCCAAAGTGGCCTTtaagggaaagagaggaggaaaaaagacaagtatatcctcttcttcttctatcttgTCCCCGGCTTCAGTGCTCCCTCCAATTGgctcctcttcttctactctcctgtgtgtgtgtgtctccctctctctctctctctctcctgcagccgTACAGTGTGTTTGCCTCTCCCCTCCACTTTTCATTGAGTCATTGTGCACTGAACAGTGAGccactagaaaaaaaaaagaaagggggggactccctcactccctctatctcacacacacacagagcaatcATCCATCAAAAGCCTTTACAAATAACAGCACAGAGACTCCTCCCACACCCTCACACCCCCCCTCCAgttacacacatacatgtacacacacagcagcagcagcagcagcagcacccgGAGTGAACTCACATCTATTCAGTGACAGCAGAAGCGGGAGCCACCACCTCAAGTGACGGCAGCcttttttcctcccctctcttcccccTCTCCCTGCTTCTGTCTATCTCTCTCGCCCACATgcgctctcctctcctccctcaagggggggggggggggagaaaagaGCCCAAGGCTGCATGGACACgatgagaaagaaaagagggaaagagggggagagaggaaggaggaagggagggagaaaaggagaggaaatcgTGATCACGCTGAAGCATCCGACCAAGAGAGgccagagaaggagggaggattTGTGGAGAAATGTGGAGTGAAAGAAGCGCTGAGGGAgttctgtgctgtgtgtgaaaAAATGATTATATTATTTTGCCACGGATCAGTGCCAAGGCAGCACACCGGGGCGGCAGGAACTTGGTTTGGTTAAGaagtggagggaggggagggagggaaggggttTCTTGAGAGACTGGCATAACTGGAATGCCATAAGCTGCCAGA
The Notolabrus celidotus isolate fNotCel1 chromosome 7, fNotCel1.pri, whole genome shotgun sequence DNA segment above includes these coding regions:
- the LOC117815616 gene encoding slit homolog 1 protein-like, whose translation is MPAGRRRDGAGSGGCRVAASRGQASSSPPSGLRMLLAWVVLVLAAGPGGVEACPSPCSCLGNTVDCHGLGIHSVPKSIPRGTERL